The nucleotide window GCCACCGGCTTGATCGCCGGGCCGCTCAGGCCACCGACGACGTTGCCGAGCAGCGGCCTCCGGCGCCGCCAGTCGACCGCGATTCCCTGGAGGGTGTTGACGAGGCTGACGGCGTCGGCCCCGCCGTCGCGGGCGGCGCGGGCGACGGCGACGATATCGGTGACGTTGGGGGTCAGCTTGGCGAGCACCGGCAGGCTCGTGGCCTCGCGGACGCCGGCGACGACGGCCCGGCAGGCGGCCGGGTCGGTGCCGAGGTCGACGCCGTGGCTGACGTTGGGACAGGAGATGTTGAGCTCGAGGGCGGCGATCCCCGCGACCCCGTCGAGGCGCCGCGCCAGCGCCACGAACTCGCCGGCGGTCGCCCCGGCCACGCTCACGATCACCGGCGCGCCGCAGGCCGCCAGCCAGGGCAACTGGCGGGCGACGAACGCCTCGACGCCGTCGTTGTCGAGGCCGATCGAGTTGAGCAGCCCGGCGGCCGTCTCCACGGTCCGCCACGGGGCGTTGCCGCGGCGCGGCAGCGGAGTGATCGTCTTGGGGATCACCCCGCCAAGCCGCGCCTGGTCGACCAGCGCCGCCAGCTCACGGCCGTAGCCGAACGTGCCGGAGGCGACGAGGATCGGGTTGGGGAGCCGCAGCCGGCCGAGCGCCACGCCGAGATCGACTGCCGAGGCGGCGGGAGGGGACCCGGCGGGGGGAACCATGGCGGCGGGTCGGCGGCGGGGCGGGGTACGGAGCGGGGCACGGCCAGCGGGCGACACCGGGCCGGAAAGGCACTGCCCGGGTTCACCCCGGACCGGACGCCTCCGGAGTGTAGCCAGTCGGGCCCCATGTCGCCCCCGCAACGACGCCCCGCGGCGGTCGTCCGCACCGGTCGCACCGATCAGTTCAAGTTTGTCGGTCGTAACGCCGAATGAAGAGGTGAGACCGGGTCGTGGCCAGGCGGCCGACGGCGCGGTGAACTTTGACAAAACTCTTTGAAAACAATAGGCTTCTGGCGATTTTCCACGGGTTTCCCCCCGCTTCCCCCCCTCTCGGGCGGTTCCGGAACGGCGGTGACACGGGAGCGCCCCGGCCGTGACCAAGAAAGACATCGTCCGTTCGATCGCCGAACAGATCGACCTCCCCCAGCTACGCACCAAGAAACTGGTCCAGAAGACCTTCGATGCCCTGATCGAGACCCTGGTGCGTGACGGCCGGATCGAACTGCGGAACTTCGGCGTGTTCCAGATCAAGCAGCGCAAGGCCCGGATGGCCCGCAACCCCCGCACGGGGGCCCGCGTGCCGGTCCAGGCCAAGCACGTGGTGACGTTCAAACCGGGCAAGGAGATGGAGGAACGCGTCAGGCAGCTCGACACGGCGGTGGCGGAGGGCGGGGCGGCGACCACAGGTTTCGCCGCAGGCCATCCCACCGATGTCCGGGCAGCCGACACCGCTCCGCCGCCCCGCGAGGGCGGGACCTGAGCACGGGACTGCGGTGGCAAACGGGGTCGATTCGGAAGGCCGCGACGACGGGAGGGCATGAGGCCACTTCCCGCGATCAGGCAGCACGGTGGTTCGGGATGGCGTAGGTCGGGCTGGTGGAGGGGAGTCCCCTTCCGCTACACACCGGCTCGTCAACGGTCATGGAGGACAGGACGATGAACCGTTCCGAGGGCAGTCGGGGTGCACGTGTCCACGGTGCCCGGCGCGTATCGGGGGGAGCGGGGTCGACGGCGCGCACGCGCCTGTCGCCCGGCCTGCTCGTCGTCGCCGCCCTGCTCCTCGCGACGACGACGGGATGCCTGATCCCGATCTACTCCGGCGATCCGATCCGCCGGGCCCAGCAGCTGATCTTCACCTCCGAAGACCTCCGCGCGATCGCCGACGAATGGGAACGGATCTGGTTTCTCGACCAGCCGTCGCACATGACGCCATTCCGCACCCACGGCGGAATCATCTGACGACGCCGTCGAGTCTCACTCGGCACTCGGGCTCCACAGCAGACTCTCGACCGGCAGGCTGCGGGTGCTGATCCGGACCTCGTCGATCAGGGCCCGGGCGTCGCGCGCCAGCTTCCCCGCGTCGAACCCGCGGCCAACCGTCCAGGTGCCGAAGCCGGGGACGATCCCGCCCCGGATCTCGCATTCGCCCGCCGGCGCGTAGCCGGTGCCGGCGCCGACGAACAGCCGCAGGACGGCGCCGTCGCTGACGACGGCGAGGTGCCGCCACTCCCCCACCGGGAGCGGCGCGGCCCCGACGAGGCTGCGGATCGCCCCCGACGAGTCGACCAGCTCGACCGTCGGGCGGCCGTCGGGCGCGAGAAACAGCTGGAACGGCGCCGCCGGCGCCCCGGTCGGCCGGCCGTCCTTGCCGAGCAGCGTCTGCACCGGGCCGATCTCCACCGGACGGACCGACAGCTCGATCGTGAACGACGTGAACGGAAACGAGTCGACGGCGTCCATGTGGGTCTGCGAGCGGCCCGGGTCGGTGTACAGGTCGCGCGTCAGCCCGGCGACCAGCGCCGCCGAGTCGTCGAGGACGCCGCGGTTGGCGACCCCCGGCTGCGGGACGGTGGCGGCGGGCACGGCCACACCGGCCAGCGGCGCGTTGTCGCGGCCGTAGGCGTAGAGGTGGTTGCGGTGGGCGCCGGAGTCGCGGACGGCGACACCGTCGCGGGCTTCGCGGTCGAACGGCAGCGGCTCCCCCGGCGTTCCCTCCTCGAAGCGCCACCAGGCGAGCACCGCCGCGGCCACGCGCTGCCGCGGCGTGAGCACGGCGGACGCGGATCGCAGGCGGCGGTGGGCGGCGGCGAGCGTGTCGGCGTCGAACTTGACCACCTCGCGGTCGTAGGTCATCAGGCCGTTGACCTCGATCTCGACGTCGGTCGTCTGCGTGTAGACGGCGGCGGCGAGGTGCGATTCGACCATCGGGCGGAGCGCGTCGAGGTATTTGAGGTAGGTCTCCTGGAGCGTGGCCCGGTCGGCGAACTGCCGGTAGCCCCAGTTCTTCTCCCCCTGCCAGGTGTGGCCGGCCAGCGGCAGGCCGAGACCGCCATACTCCCCGAGCACGCTGGCGCGGCGGTCCTCAGCCGGGGGAAACTCGGGCTGCGGGTAGAAGTGGATGTCGCGGACGTCGCCGACGCCGAAGTCGTTGCCGCCGCTGGCCGAGATCACCAGGCGGCCCGGGTCGCGCTCCTTGACGAAGCGCGTCCAGCGCACCGTCTCGGCCTGGCCCCACCCCTCGTTGAACGGCACCCAGGCGACGATGCAGGTGTCGCCGCCGCGTGCCGTCAGCAGGGCGTCGAGCTCGCGGGCGAAGATCGCCGTCGATTCGGCCGAGCGCGTCCCCTCGGTGCCGTCGCGCGGCCAGGGCTGGTTGGCATCGCCGCTGGGCATGTCCTGCCAGACGAGCAGCCCGAGCCGGTCGCAGTGGTGATACCACCGCGCCGGCTCGACCTTGACGTGCTTGCGGACGAGGTTGAAGCCGAGGCGGCGCGTGACCTCGAGGTCGGAGCGCAGCGCCGCGTCGGTCGGCGCGGTGGAGAGGCCGTCGGGCCACCAGCCCTGGTCGAGCGGGCCGAACAGGAACGTCGGCGTGCCGTTGAGGAGGATCCGGACCATGCCGTTGGCGTCGCGGCCGAGGGCCACGGAGCGCATCCCGAACCAGCTCGCCACGGAGTCGACGACGCGCTGGCCGTCGAGGAGCTCGACGGTGAGGTCTTCGAGCGCCGGAGTCTCGGGGGACCAGGGGGTGAATCCGGGCACGGCCAGGTCGAGCGGGGCGTTGGCCGGCCCCTCGGCGCGCCACCGCCCGCCCCCCGCCACGAGGCGCACGCGCCGCCCCGCGGCACCGCCGCCGGCGAGGCCGACGGTCACCCGCGCGCGGCTGCCGGGGAGGTCGGGATCGACCCGGACGCGCTCGATCCGCTCCGCCGGGACCGGTTCGAGCCACACCGTCTGCCAGATCCCGGTCACCGGCGTGTACCAGATCCCCTCCGGCTTGGAGAGCTGCTTGCCGCGCGGCTGCGGCCCGGCGTCGGTCGGGTCGTGGACGACGACGGTCAGCTCGTGGGCCGCCCCCGGCCGGGCGGCGAGGAGCGCCGTGATGTCGAACGAGAACGGGTCGTAGCCGCCGCGGTGGCTGCCGACCTCGGCCCCGTCGACGAACACGCGCGCTTCCCAATCGACGGCGCCGAAGTGGAGGAGCACGCGGCGGCCGCTCCACGCCTCCGGCACCGAGAAGCTCCGCCGGTACACCACCTCGCGCCCCGCCCCGACGGTCCGGCGGACGCCGCTCAGCGCCGACTCGACCGGAAACGGGACGAGGATCGTGCCCTCGGCGACGAACCCGGCCGCGTCGCCGACGGCGCGGGGGCGGATGCAGTAGTCCCAGTGGCCGTTGAGGTTCTGCCACTCCGGGCGGGCCAGCTGCGGCCGCGGATACTCAGGCAACACCGCGGCGGGGTCGACATCGGCGGCAAAGGGCGTCAGCAGGTGGCCGCCGAGGGGCCGCGCCGGCTCGTCGTCGGCGGCTGCCGCACCCCACCAGACGAGTGCCCACGCCAACCCGACCGTTGCTCCCACCCGTCGTGCGCGCATCGCGGCTCTCCCGTTGGCCGGCCACCCGACGATGACCGTGCTGCTCGCAGCCCGTGGAAAAAGTGATCGGCCGCTGGATGCGGCCGACGGCGACCAGGGAAACCCTCGGCGTTTCCCGCGGTCGCCTGAGTGGACAAAGGCCACGGAGGGCTTTGTCCACCGAAAGTTACAGCCGGATTTTCGCCGCCTGCTCGCGGATCGTCTCGAGGGGCACGAGCTGCCCATGGTTGCACCCCGGGCAGGCGGCGGCGGCGTCGGCCCAGTCGTCGGGGGTGCGGAGGTTCGAGTCCCAAAACGGCCAGGTCCGGCACTGCCGCGGCCGCTCCTCGTAGGCGGTGCACTTCCGCGTCGTCGCGTCGAGGAGCACGCAGTCGCCGCCGGGGCGCTCCTTGAGCGAGCGGCGGATCCCGACGCGGTACACGTGGCGGGCCTCGAACTCAACGCTGGTCAACGACAAGCGCCGCGCCATCGCGTCGATCTCCTCCTGGTTGACCCACACGTAGCCCTCGGCGCCGGTGCAGCAATCGCCGCACTGCGTGCAGCGGAAGCGCAGCCCCCCCGCGTACCACGGCTCCGCCGCCTCGCGTTTCATGTCTGCCATGCCGGCCTCGTGAGGGAGATCCCGTCGTCGTGCCCGTCGCCCGCCGCACCGACCACCGCGGCCACCGCACCGACCACCGCGGCGACGTCGGCCGGTCCGTTGAACGGCCCGAAGCTGACGCGCACCGTCCCGCCGTCGGCGGTGCCGAGGTGGCGGTGGACGAGGGCCGCACAGTGGAAACCCGCCCGGGCCTCGACGCCGGCGATCTGCTCGAGCAGCGCGGCGACATCGGCGGGATGATAGTCGGCGACGGTGAAGCTCACAATCGGCGCCCCGTCGGGCACCGCGACGACGCGCACGCCGGGGAGCGCCGCCAGCCGCTCCGCGGCCGCCGCCGCCAGCGCCCGGGCGTGGCCCGCGACCGCCGCGGTGCCGTGACGCGCGAGCCACTCGATCCCCGCCGCCAAGCCCGCCAGCGCCGGCACGTCGGGGCTGCCCGCCTCGAGGCGCTCGACGAGCGCCCCGGGCATGTCGAGGCAGGTGCTCGCCGTCCCCGTGCCCCCCTGGACGAGCGCTTCCGGCTCCAGGCCCTCGCGGACCCACAGCCAGCCGGTGCCGCCGGGGCCCTGGAGCCACTTGTGTCCGGCGGCGGCGACGACGTCGGCCACCGCGGCGATCTCGTCGAGGGGCACGAGCCCCGCCCCCTGCGCGGCGTCGACGACGAACAGGCCGTCGTGCTCGCGGACGACGCGCGACAGCGCCGCGAGATCCTGGCGCACGCCGGTGACGTTCGACACCAGGCTCGAGGAGAGGAGTCGCGTCGCCGGCCGCCACGCCAGCCGGACGGCGCGCGGGTCGACGCGGCCGGAGCCGTCGCAGGGGACGATCGACAGGTCGATGATCCCCCGGGCGCGGAGCCATTCGAGCGGCCGGAGGGTGGCGTTGTGGTCGGCGGCCGTGGCGACGACATGGTCGCCGGGCTGGAGCAGGCCGTGGAAGGCGACGTTGAGCGCCACCGTCGCCCCGGTGGAGAGCACGACGCGCGCCGGATCGGCGCCGAGCAGCCCCGACACGGCGCGGCGGGCACGGTCGCGGAGCGCCGTCGCCTCGAGTGCCGAGCGGTAGGCGCCGCGCCCGGCGGTCGCCCCGACCTCGGTCATCGCCCGGACGATGGCCGCGACCACCTCCGGCGGCTTCGGCCAGCCGGTCGCGGCGTTGTCGAGGTAGCGGCGCGGCGGGGAGGTCATCTCAGCCTCCGATCTGGTACATCGCGCGCTCGGGGCGGGCGAACGACGGCGTGCCGATGCCATGGGCGGCGCGCTTCGCCGCGACGCAGTCGCGGAGCAGCGTGGCGAGGAGCGCGGCTTCGTCGGCCGGCGGGTGCGCCGCGCGGAGGACGGCACGGGCGTCCCATTCGGTCGTCGAGAACAGGCAGTTGCGGAACTGGCCGTCGGCGGTGAGCCGGAGGCGGTCGCAGCGCCCGCAGAACGGAGCGCTGACCGGGTCGATGAACCCGACCGTCCCCCCGTCGGGATAGCGGTAGTCGACCGCGGGCTGGCCGGGATCGCCGGCCGGGAGGGGCTCGAGCGCGCCGAACTCGCGCGCCAGGATGGCGCGGACTTCGGCACCGCCGAGGACCTGCGCCCCCGACCAAGCCGACTCGCCGTCGAGCGGCATGAACTCGATGAACCGCAGGTGCAGCCCGGCGGCGCGGCAGTGCCTGGCCAACGGCACGATCTCCCCTTCGGTGAGCCCGCGGATCGAGACGGCGTTGATGCAGATGTCGCGAAAGCCGGCGCGGCGCGCCGCGGCCAACCCCTCGAGGACGCGTTCCAACCCGGGGCGCCTGGCGACGGCGGCGAACACCTGCGGATCGAGGGCGTCGAGGCTGACGTTGAGCCGGGCGAGGCCGGCGGCGGCGAGGGCCGCGGCCTGATCGGCGAGGAGCAGGCCGTTGGTCGACAGGGCGACCTCCTCGATCCCGGCGATCCCCACGAGGCGTTCGACCAATTCCGGCATCCCCGGCCGCAGGAGCGGCTCGCCGCCGGTGAGGCGCAGCGTGCGGATCCCCAACTCGGATGCGACGCGCACCACGCGCTCGATCTCGGCGAAGCTGAGCAGCTCGGCCGCCGGCCGGAACCGGGCGTCGAGTGGCATGCAGTAGCTGCAGCGCAGATTGCAGTGGTCGGTGACGCTGACGCGCAGGTCGGTGTGGACGCGGCCGAAAGCGTCGACGAGCCCCGCGGTCGCGGCCGGCGCCGGCACGCTCATCGAACCTCCCCGGCGACGACGGCGCGGAGGTCGCCGGGATGGGCCCAGCGCCGGCTGCCGTCGGGGGCCTCGTCGCACTTCCAGATCGGCACCGTGCGCTTCACCTCGTCGACGATCCACTCGGCGGCCGCGAACGCGGCGCTGCGGTGCGCGGCGGCGACCGCGACGACGATGCTCGCCTCGCCGACGGCGACCCGGCCGAGGCGGTGCTCGACGGCCGCGGCGGCGAGCGAGTGGGCGGCGGCCGCGGCCGCGAGGATCCCCTCGAGGAGGCGCTGGGCGAGGGCCTCGTGGGCCTCGTAGTGGAGCGCCGCGGTCAACTCGGCTCCGGTCGCCTCGCGCGTCGAGCCGACCATCACGACCGTCGCCCCGGCGCCCGGGTCGGCGACGAGGGCGCGGACGGCGTCGACCACGAGCGGCACGGCGGCGAGCCGGACGTGGAGCCGCGCCCCCGTGGCGGCCGGGATCGGCTCCGCAGTCCCTCGCGCTGCCATGTCAGCCTCCGCTTACCGGCGGAATCACCGCCACCGTCGCGCCGGGGGCGACGCGCTCGTCGTCGGCCGCATACCGATCGCCGTGGGCGAAGGCGCTGCGGGCGAGCAACGGCGCCAGCGCCGGGTAGCGCCGTTCGAGGGCACGGCGCAGCGCGCCGACGTCGCCGTCGGTCCAGGGGATGGCGACACGGCGGCAGCCGGCGGCGGCGGCGATGCCGGCGAACAGTTCGACGACGACCGTCGGCCCGGCCTCGGGCGCGGCGGCGGACTCGAGGGGCGTGGCGGGCTGGGGCATCGCTGGCTGCGGGTTGGGCGCCGTGCCCCGATCAGGACCGACCCGACGGGCCGTCATCGGAGACGACGCCGCACGCGCGGGCCAGGAGCTTCACCGGGTGGACGGTCGGCTTCGGCGTCGACTGCTCCATTTGTATCCGGCAGGCGGAGCAGTCGGTAGCGCCGATGTCGACCGTCCCGGAGCGGACGGCGGCCAACAGCCCGCGGCCGATCCGCAGGCTCGTCCGGTAGTGGCGGCGGGCGAGGCCGAAGGTGCCGGCCATCCCCGAGCAGCCGCGGTCGGTGGCGTCGACCGACAGGCCGGGCACGAGGCGGAGGAGCTGCTCGGCGGGGCTGGCCACGCCGGCGACGCGCACATGGCACGGGGCGTGGTACAGGACGCGCTGCGCCAGCGGACGGACCGGGGCCGGGAGCCGCCCGTCGCGGTGCAGTTCCCAGAGGAACGTCGCCGCGTCGCAGGTGGCGGCGACGACGCGCTGCGTGTCCTCGTCGTCGACGAGCCGCGGGTAGTCGTGGCGGATGCAGGTCACCGCGGCCGGCTCGGGGCACACGATCCGGTAGCCGAGGCGGACCGCCTCGGCGAGGATCCGCACGTTCCGCGTCGCCACCCGCCGCGCCGCGGCGACGTCGCCGGCGGCGATCAGCGGCATCCCGGCCGACACCTGCCGGGGATCGACGAACACCCCGACGCCGCTCCGCTCGAGCAGCGCCACCAGTGCCTCGGCGAGCTCCGGATCGTGGCGGCGGGCGAAGGTGTCGAGGAACAACAGCACGCGCGGCCCGCCGCGGCGCGAGGGGCGCGTCAGCCCGCGCCCCGCCGCCCAGCGGAGCGTGCGGTTGCCGGTGAACGGCGGCAGCTTCCGCCCCATCGCGATGCCGAGGAGCTTCTCCGCCAGCCAGCGGGCCCGCGGGCTCTCGAGCAGCGCGTTGGCCAGCGGCGCCATCCGGCCGCCGAGGGCCGACACGCCGTCGATCCGCGACAGCAGCCAATCGGTGACGCCGAGGCCGTTGGCGGCGACGTGGGCCCCGCGGATCTCCGTGACCAGTGCCGGGATGTCGACACCGGCGGCGCACCCGCTGGTGCACTGGTGGCAGTGGAAGCAGGTATCGGCGATCGCCGACACCGCCTCCCCTGCCACGGTGCGCTTGTCGACGCGCCCGGAGACGATCGCCGCCAGCAGGTTCGCCTTGGCGCGCGGCGAGGCCTCCTCACCGGGATGCTCGCGGAAGCGCGGGCACATCCGCTGCAGCGGCGACTCGCCACGGCAGCTCCCGCAGCCGTTGCAGGCCTCGACCTCCGCGAGCAGGTCGGCGGCGCTCCACGAGAGCACCGGCAGCGCCGCCGCCGTGGCGGCCGGCGGCGGACCGGCCGCCGGATCGGGGAGCGTGCGGAACGGAAATGCCTCCGCCGCCGGGCCCGCGACGCGCCCCGGGTTCATGATTCCCGAGGGGTCGAACAGCGCCTTGATCCGGTCGCCGACCGCGGCCAGCTCGGGGAACCCGTGGCGGAAAAACGGCGTCCGCGACAGGCCCAGCCCCTGCTCGCCGCCGACGGTGCCGCCGAGCGCGAAGACCTCGGCGTACAGCGCCTCGGCGAGCGGCACGAGGCGCTGCGGGGCGCGTGGATCGACGAACGGCCGGACATGGAGCTGGCCGTGCGCCGCGTGGCCGAACAGCATCACCGTGGCGGCATGCTGCTTGAGCAGCGCCTGCATCCGGCGGAGGAACTCCGGCAGCTCCGCCGGCGGGACGACGATGTCCTCGACGAACGGCACGGGCCGCTCCGCGCCGCGGACCCCGTGGAGCGTCGACACCACCTGCCGGGACAGATCCCAGAACAGCGCGACGTCGGCGGCGTCCTCGGCGCGGCGGACGTCGATGCACAGCTTCCGCGGCCCGTCGACGAGGCGGATCGCCTCCTCGAGCCGGCCCGCGGCCGCGCGCGGATCGGGCGCGGAGAACTCCACCAGCAGCCCCGCGTCGGCGACCGGGGGGATGAGCAACTCGAAGGCCACGCGCGCGTCGCGGGCCAGCGCCAGGTGGCGCTTGTCGAACAGGTCGCAGGCACTCGGCCCGAGCGGTGCCAGCCGCAGCGCGGCCCGCGCGGCGGCGTCGAGCGACTCGAACAGCACCAGCGCCACGGCACTCCCCGGATCGGCCACAGCCGTCGCCAGCGTCGCCTCGGTGACGATCCCGAGCGTTCCCTCCGCCCCTCCCAGCAGCCGCGGCAGGTCGACGACGCCGTCGTGCACCACGTCGGCGAGCCGGTAGCCGCCGTGCGACCGGCGCCCGGCCGGCTGGTCGCGCTCGATCACCGCGCGCGATCCGGCGATCACCCGCGCCACCCCGGCGGCCAGAGCCGCCGGCCCCTCCGTGGCCGCCGCGGCGGCAGCTTCGCCGACCGGCGTGAATTCGACGATCGTGCCGTCGGCGAGAACCACTTCGGCGGCACGGAGCCGGGACCGCACGGAGCCGTGGCGCGGCAGCCGGCTGCCGGAGACGTCGCGGCCGATCATCCCGCCGACCGTCGTCACCCACGGGTTGGGGGGATCGGGGCCGAAGCAGCGGCCGACCCGGGCGAGGTGCTGTTCGAGGTGGCCGGCGACGACGCCGGCCTGGACGCGGATCGTGTCGGCGCCGGTGTAGACGACCCGCCGCAGGTGCGCCGAGCAGTCGATAACGACGCCGGGCCCCAGCGCCCCACCACAGAGGCTCGTGCCCGCCCCGCGGGGATGGACCGGCACGCCGTTCTCCGCCGCCCAGCGGACCGTGGCGGCGACGTCGGCGGTGGAGCGCGGCTTGACGACCGCCAGCGGCCAGACCTCGAACAGGCTCGCGTCGGTGGCGTAGAGGCTCCGCGCCGGGGCGTCGCAGAGCACCTCGCCGGCGACCACGCCCCGGAGATCTTCCGCGATCCGTTGCCGCTCGAGGTCCATGGGGCTGCCGGGGGGCGAACGTCAGGGGCGCGGGGATTCCCGGGGAGCGGGCTGGCGTGCCCCCTCGCGGAGCCGGGCCACGGTTTGCCGGTGCCGTTCGTGGGTCTCGAGGTCGAACCCTCCGAACCGGCCCCGGCCGGCACCCCGGTAGCGGGCCCCGCAGCGGTAGCAGGCGAGGCAGTCGGGGACGACGAAGAACAGCACGACGTCGACCAGCGCCGTGCCGAACAGGATCGCGAACGTCAGCCACATGTCGCGCCACGCCCAGGCGAGGCAGCTCCCCGCCAGCCCGGCGACGACGATCCCGACGCCGAGCCGCTGGGGGAAATCCTTGCGCACGAAAAGATCGGCGCTCGGGCAGACCAGGCAGCGCGAGACCTGCGCCAGGCCATCGGCGCTGCCGCCGACGACAGCATCGGCCGGTGGCACGAGCCGGCCGCCGCACGCCGGGCAACCGATCGGGCCCAGGGGCTCCGGCACGTCGGCGACGACGGCGGCATGGCACGAAGGGCAGGTGTAGGCGACACGCATACGGCGATCGTAGCAGGGCGTCGGCCCCCGGCCTGCGCTCCCCTCCCGGGGGCCTGGGCCCCGGACGACCGCACGGAAGGGGCCCGACCGCTCACGCGACCGCGGTCGGCAGCGCCAGGAGCCGGGCGGCGAGGTCGCCGGTGATCGCCGCCAGGCAGGCGACGTAGAGGATTCCGGTGGCGCTTTGGGTATTGGGGATGGCGAGCGTCTGCCGGCTCATCACCAGGAGCACCGGCAGGCCGACGATCCCACCGATCCCGCGCAAAGCCTCGAGCGCCAGCGTGGCCCGATCGGGCGGCTGCGACGAGGAGACGGTGGCGAGCATCCCGAGCAGGCCGGGGAGGGCCACGCACGCCTCGATCCCCCAGGCGACGAGGGCGACGTCGATCATCCGGCGGAGGACGTCGACGCGCATCCCCGGGGCGTTGAGGTACCAGTGGCCGAGGAGCATGGCGTGGAGCGTGAGGCCGACGAGGGCCCCCGAGACGAGGGCCACCGGTCCCTCCGTCCACCCTCCGCGGAGCAGGGTCGCCGTCGCCAGGAGCTTCATGCACGCCAGGCAGGCGACGATGCCGCCGCGCGTGCGACCGGCGAGCCAGAGGATCCCGCCGATCCAGGCGATCACCGCCGCGGCCGCGGGAAGGAGCCACTCCGCCCCGGCGCCGGCCAGGGCCAGCGCCGCGAACGTCGCCCCTCCCATGATCACCAGGAGGTTGACGCGGAAGAATCCCGCCGGCACCGCGGCGGCCGGCGTCAGCACCAGCCCGAGTGCCATCCCGAAGCCGGTGCGGAGGAGGAAGTCGACCAGCAGGTTCATCGTGCCGTCGCCTCGCCTTTTCGTCCGTCCGCGGCCGCCGCGCCGCCGCCGGCATCGCTCATGACGACGCGCGCCCGTGGATCAGCGCGAGCACCTCGGCGCGGCTCGAGACGTTGGCGCGGAACAAGCCCTTCATCGCCGACGTCACGCACAGGCTGCCGGGCTTGCGGACGCCGCGGATCGTCATGCAGGTGTGGGTCGCCTCGACGACGACCGCCACCCCCTTGGCGCCGAGATCCTCCTCGAGCAAGTCGGCGATCGTCTCCGTGAGCCGCTCCTGCACCTGCGGCCGCCGCGCGACGACCTCGACGATCCGCGCGAGCTTGCTCAGCCCCAGGACGCGGCCGTCGGGGAGATAGCCGATGTGGGCCTTGCCCATGAAGGGGAGGAGATGGTGCTCGCACATCGAATGGAAGTCGATGTCCCGGACGAGGACCAGCTCGTCGTATTTCTCGGTGAACGCCGTGCGGAGGTGGACGCGCGGATCCTGGCGGAGGCCGCCGAACAACTCGGCGTACATCCGCGCCACCCGGGCCGGCGTCTGCAGCAGGCCCTCGCGGTCGGGATCCTCGCCGACGGCGAGGAGGATCTCCCGGACGGCGCGCTCGATCCGGGCGTGGTCCACGCTCCCAGGGAGCTGGCCGGGGGCCGACGACTGCTGGGCGGACGG belongs to Planctomycetota bacterium and includes:
- a CDS encoding dihydroorotate dehydrogenase, whose translation is MVPPAGSPPAASAVDLGVALGRLRLPNPILVASGTFGYGRELAALVDQARLGGVIPKTITPLPRRGNAPWRTVETAAGLLNSIGLDNDGVEAFVARQLPWLAACGAPVIVSVAGATAGEFVALARRLDGVAGIAALELNISCPNVSHGVDLGTDPAACRAVVAGVREATSLPVLAKLTPNVTDIVAVARAARDGGADAVSLVNTLQGIAVDWRRRRPLLGNVVGGLSGPAIKPVALRCVHQVHRAVGLPIVGIGGIMSIDDVMEFLVAGASAVQIGTANFADPTASIRLLDALPGALAELGARHVAEVVGSLRLPAAPAPCPAPVPEDAPDAR
- a CDS encoding integration host factor subunit beta, producing MTKKDIVRSIAEQIDLPQLRTKKLVQKTFDALIETLVRDGRIELRNFGVFQIKQRKARMARNPRTGARVPVQAKHVVTFKPGKEMEERVRQLDTAVAEGGAATTGFAAGHPTDVRAADTAPPPREGGT
- a CDS encoding YkgJ family cysteine cluster protein, which gives rise to MADMKREAAEPWYAGGLRFRCTQCGDCCTGAEGYVWVNQEEIDAMARRLSLTSVEFEARHVYRVGIRRSLKERPGGDCVLLDATTRKCTAYEERPRQCRTWPFWDSNLRTPDDWADAAAACPGCNHGQLVPLETIREQAAKIRL
- a CDS encoding aminotransferase class V-fold PLP-dependent enzyme; translated protein: MASARRRSPAPSARCTRSEAEMTSPPRRYLDNAATGWPKPPEVVAAIVRAMTEVGATAGRGAYRSALEATALRDRARRAVSGLLGADPARVVLSTGATVALNVAFHGLLQPGDHVVATAADHNATLRPLEWLRARGIIDLSIVPCDGSGRVDPRAVRLAWRPATRLLSSSLVSNVTGVRQDLAALSRVVREHDGLFVVDAAQGAGLVPLDEIAAVADVVAAAGHKWLQGPGGTGWLWVREGLEPEALVQGGTGTASTCLDMPGALVERLEAGSPDVPALAGLAAGIEWLARHGTAAVAGHARALAAAAAERLAALPGVRVVAVPDGAPIVSFTVADYHPADVAALLEQIAGVEARAGFHCAALVHRHLGTADGGTVRVSFGPFNGPADVAAVVGAVAAVVGAAGDGHDDGISLTRPAWQT
- the moaA gene encoding GTP 3',8-cyclase MoaA; translated protein: MSVPAPAATAGLVDAFGRVHTDLRVSVTDHCNLRCSYCMPLDARFRPAAELLSFAEIERVVRVASELGIRTLRLTGGEPLLRPGMPELVERLVGIAGIEEVALSTNGLLLADQAAALAAAGLARLNVSLDALDPQVFAAVARRPGLERVLEGLAAARRAGFRDICINAVSIRGLTEGEIVPLARHCRAAGLHLRFIEFMPLDGESAWSGAQVLGGAEVRAILAREFGALEPLPAGDPGQPAVDYRYPDGGTVGFIDPVSAPFCGRCDRLRLTADGQFRNCLFSTTEWDARAVLRAAHPPADEAALLATLLRDCVAAKRAAHGIGTPSFARPERAMYQIGG
- a CDS encoding molybdenum cofactor biosynthesis protein MoaE; translation: MAARGTAEPIPAATGARLHVRLAAVPLVVDAVRALVADPGAGATVVMVGSTREATGAELTAALHYEAHEALAQRLLEGILAAAAAAHSLAAAAVEHRLGRVAVGEASIVVAVAAAHRSAAFAAAEWIVDEVKRTVPIWKCDEAPDGSRRWAHPGDLRAVVAGEVR
- a CDS encoding MoaD/ThiS family protein; translation: MTARRVGPDRGTAPNPQPAMPQPATPLESAAAPEAGPTVVVELFAGIAAAAGCRRVAIPWTDGDVGALRRALERRYPALAPLLARSAFAHGDRYAADDERVAPGATVAVIPPVSGG